The Notolabrus celidotus isolate fNotCel1 chromosome 23, fNotCel1.pri, whole genome shotgun sequence region cgcacgtagtttgaaaaacctcttaagcAGTCTGACTTTATAGAAGTCTATGACACAATTCTCTTACTTCTCACTTAACAATTGAATCATGAGTTTATGATCTCAGTCTCTACTTTCCAGTCTTCTACAATGCAGCAGGATGTTCATTCAGTAAATGATGGTCCCATTCAGAGTCAGATAAACCAGTAAGCAGAGAGGGGCTCTAGAGTGTGGCTAAGTCGTGTCCCTCCGGTCCAAACATGACCTTGTCTGGCTCTAAATGAACACAGTAGTGATAGCAATAAAACCAAAGTTGTGACTTTAAAACCATACTTTGTTTACCCTTGTGTGATCCTTTAAAGGTTTCTAAATGCCCCTCTGGCTGCAGACTCCAGGGGTTGATCTCACAGATGGAGAGCGAGATGGAGATGAAACTGAGGAAGGTGTGCAAGATGGGAAAGATGTACGAGGACGCCGCTGAGAGCTCCATGAAGGCAATGACACACATCTACAATCACAACCGGAGAGCCATCGTCAACAGATACAGTAAGACTGCTTTATTCAACAAGTCCTTCAAATCCAGACAACCTTATTTTTATAATGCTGGTTCCTCACCTTGTTCCACACAAGAGGAGCTTCCTGTTGTTTAGTTAGAGTCAGGTGCTGAGCAAAaactgaaggaaggaaggaaggaaggaaggaaggaaggaaggaaggaaggaaggaaggaaggaaggaaggaaggaaggaaggaaggaaggaagaaggaaggaaggaaggaaggaaggaaggaaggaaggaaggaaggaaggaaaggaaggaaggaaagaaggaaggaaggaaaggaaggaagaaggaaagaaaggaaggaaggaaagaaggaaggaagaaggaaagaaagaagaaaggaaggaaggaaagaaagaaggaaggaagaaggaaaggaggaaggaaagaaagaaggaaggaaggaggaaaggaagtaaaaaaggaatgaaggaagtAAAAAGAATGAAGGAAGTAAAAGAATGAAGGAAGTAAAAAagcgaaagaaagaaaagaatgaaaaaagaaagaaagaaagaaagaaaggaaagaatgaaaaaagaaagaaagaaagaaagaaagaaagaaaggaatgaaaaaagaaagaaagaaagaaagaagaaaggaaagaagaaagaaaggaaagaaagaagaaaaagaaagaaagaaagaaagaaaagaaagaaagaaagaaaagaaagaaagatagaaaagaaagaaagagagaagaaagaagggattgagggatagtagtagttgtagcagctggagtcttggcacgtccacagcagcagagatccagaggaacctacgagacaagggagctcagggactccagataAAGGTCTTGGTAACCTGTTACTCATCCCAGTGTTGGATCTGAAGTTTGTGGATCGCGCTGAAGGATTAGGCAGAAACCTCTCCTCACTCCGGACCGATCCTCCACCTGTCGCAGCAACTCCAGATTCTGAACCAACAAGTCCAGACACAAATTGAAGACCTGTACCGTGCAGAGGTGAGCTGTCCTGCAGTAAAACACAGTAAAGCTCATCTAAGGTGTTTCCTTTGAGCTACGTCAGCATCAAACTCTCCCTTCAAAGGATGCTGCCCCTGAATCAGGACTCAGCTCAGGTCTCATACActccctcttcttcatccaGGACCAGCGGCTAGTTGTGAACATATAGAGGTGTATTTAGCCAGAGTGGAGGAGACAAAAACCAGAGCTTAAAGTAGTCTTTATTGGCTCGACAGTCCTCGTACTGATGCCACACCCCCTCCTCTaatgttgtctttctttgaCCCACAGATTGAAATTGACATGATGCTCCGAACCTGCCAGGGGTCTTGCCGTTTGGGGATCCCCTTCCACGTCAGTCACCCGAGCTACAAAGCGCTCCAAGGTGACATAAAGCAAATAGACAAGGCTCTCAGACAGAAGCACGCCGCAGTGCCTCCTCAGGACCTCCACATATCAAGCTGCAGCCTGTAGACCTGCAGAGACCTGTATCATCTGCAGAGTACAAGACCATACCCACGGTCCAAAAGAGAACTGCTCACCCAGTTTGAAGACATCGGGCAGAACCGGGTCGTTCTGGAGCGGCTGCTGGAGGAGGACTctgcagctgaggaggaggggatGTTTCACAGCTGGAATGAAAGACTCTAAAGGTTGATTGCAGAGAGTCTgacggagggagaggaggaggagagggaagtcATGACTTCAGTTGTCATGGCGTGAACTTTAAGAACGgctgctcctctttcttttaaagTCACTTTGTGGGTTTCAGAAGTTAAATTCAATCATTGTTGGTTTTATTTCTGAACGCATGTTGGATACACACAGTTAAGACTCCTTCAGGAGGCTTgaacatatttaaatattagGACTTGGATTGGGACCGTAATGAcctcatgtttttgttgtccTCACTTCCTGTGTCTATTCGTAAACAGTGATCTACTTCCTGTACAGTTCACTTCAcccagagagagaagggggaagTAAATGTACATGCTAGCCATATTTTTCTGGTGTTATCAGAAGATTTCAGAATTTAAGAacttttcattttggtgcaatCGGGGGTTTTTAAA contains the following coding sequences:
- the LOC117807739 gene encoding fibrinogen alpha chain; this encodes MRLKQQNPNSQQPPSPRRTYRRAYRRAYRRSQCRAKSDVPMCSDDDWVSKCPSGCRLQGLISQMESEMEMKLRKVCKMGKMYEDAAESSMKAMTHIYNHNRRAIVNRYMLDLKFVDRAEGLGRNLSSLRTDPPPVAATPDSEPTSPDTN